In Isachenkonia alkalipeptolytica, a genomic segment contains:
- a CDS encoding KH domain-containing protein, translated as MSQLVEIIAKALVDHPDQVTVKEVESDQSVTVELRVAPEDMGKVIGKQGKIAKAIRNVVKAAAVKENKRVVVEIM; from the coding sequence ATGAGCCAATTAGTTGAAATAATTGCAAAAGCCTTAGTAGATCATCCGGACCAAGTAACGGTAAAGGAAGTGGAAAGTGACCAGTCGGTTACCGTCGAGCTTCGAGTTGCCCCGGAGGATATGGGTAAAGTTATCGGAAAACAGGGTAAGATTGCCAAAGCGATCCGAAACGTGGTAAAGGCGGCTGCGGTTAAAGAAAACAAAAGAGTGGTTGTAGAAATTATGTAA
- the rimM gene encoding ribosome maturation factor RimM (Essential for efficient processing of 16S rRNA), whose protein sequence is MGKILIGEIINVHGIKGGLKVRHLTDDLERFYDLDDLYIEDPKTKEMQLFQIERVQLHKGFIILYLKGYGNINEVEHFKNRHLYIDKSQRKTLEEDTYFIQDLIGLEVESEKEGSLGVLEDVIQAGPSEVYVVRGEEYGEIMIPAAKEFIKEVDLEKGKMKVELIEGMLP, encoded by the coding sequence ATGGGAAAAATTCTTATAGGAGAAATCATTAATGTTCATGGAATAAAGGGGGGGCTGAAGGTTCGCCATTTAACCGATGATTTGGAGCGATTTTATGATCTGGACGATCTATACATAGAAGATCCGAAAACAAAGGAAATGCAGCTCTTCCAAATTGAGCGGGTCCAGCTTCATAAAGGCTTTATCATTCTGTATCTGAAGGGTTACGGCAACATCAATGAAGTGGAGCATTTTAAAAACCGCCACCTGTATATTGATAAGAGCCAAAGAAAAACCCTGGAAGAGGATACTTATTTTATTCAGGACTTAATCGGCTTAGAGGTGGAAAGTGAAAAGGAAGGCTCCCTGGGGGTATTGGAAGATGTTATTCAGGCGGGACCCAGTGAAGTCTATGTTGTCCGGGGAGAGGAATACGGTGAAATTATGATTCCGGCGGCGAAGGAATTCATCAAAGAGGTGGATCTGGAAAAGGGTAAGATGAAAGTGGAGTTAATTGAGGGGATGCTTCCATGA